A region of Streptomyces sp. TG1A-60 DNA encodes the following proteins:
- a CDS encoding lipase family protein, with protein sequence MACVCVGAAPAGATGTDTEPVVSRGVTIPAFYTPPAQLPAANGTLIRQEPLPLGLSLPGLDGRPLPGTATRLMYKSTDSSGSAVAVTGAYIEPSAQWKGDGPRPLVAVASGTMGQGDQCAPSFALQHPLTLNGETLSIAYENLAIYRLLATGAAVVVTDYVGLGTTDRLHTYVNRLDAGRAVLDAVRAARALPGTSLTSGSRVGLYGYSEGGGASASAAELQPAYAPDVQLAGTYAGAPPANLTSVMKGIDGSALVSALGWSVNGFAQTYPEVRALIEANLNDAGRKALADTSTMCVGDAILSYGFSRTTAWTTSGKSLAEIIAAEPRAQAILDNQRIGTLRPTGPVRVATGIQDDIVPHGQARQLAVDWCRKGGNVTYEAVSLPNLGDRILTNHLAPLLTDQGEAISWLTDRLEGRSATSNCWTMPFQP encoded by the coding sequence GTGGCGTGCGTGTGTGTCGGCGCCGCCCCGGCCGGTGCCACCGGGACCGACACCGAACCTGTCGTGTCCCGGGGAGTCACCATCCCGGCCTTCTACACCCCGCCCGCCCAACTGCCCGCCGCCAACGGCACCTTGATCCGGCAAGAGCCCCTCCCCCTGGGACTCTCGCTGCCCGGGCTCGACGGCCGCCCCCTGCCGGGCACGGCCACCCGCCTGATGTACAAGTCCACCGACTCGAGCGGCAGCGCCGTCGCGGTGACGGGCGCCTACATCGAGCCGTCGGCGCAGTGGAAGGGAGACGGGCCCCGCCCCCTGGTGGCGGTGGCCTCGGGCACCATGGGCCAGGGCGACCAGTGCGCGCCCTCGTTCGCCCTGCAACACCCGCTCACCCTCAACGGGGAAACCCTGTCCATCGCCTACGAGAACCTGGCGATCTACCGTCTCCTCGCCACCGGAGCCGCCGTCGTCGTCACCGACTACGTCGGCCTGGGCACCACCGACCGTCTCCACACCTACGTCAACCGCCTGGACGCGGGGCGCGCGGTGCTCGACGCCGTCCGTGCGGCGCGCGCGCTCCCCGGCACCTCCCTCACCTCCGGCTCCCGCGTCGGCCTGTACGGCTACAGCGAGGGCGGCGGCGCCAGCGCGTCAGCGGCCGAACTCCAGCCCGCCTACGCGCCCGACGTCCAACTGGCCGGCACCTACGCCGGCGCGCCGCCCGCCAACCTGACCTCCGTCATGAAGGGGATCGACGGCAGCGCTCTGGTCAGTGCCCTGGGCTGGTCGGTCAACGGCTTCGCGCAGACCTACCCCGAGGTGCGCGCCCTCATCGAGGCGAACCTCAACGACGCCGGACGCAAGGCCCTCGCCGACACGTCGACCATGTGCGTCGGCGACGCGATCCTCAGCTACGGCTTCAGCCGGACCACGGCGTGGACGACCAGCGGCAAATCCCTCGCCGAGATCATCGCCGCCGAGCCCCGCGCCCAGGCCATCCTCGACAATCAGCGCATCGGCACGCTCAGGCCAACCGGCCCGGTCCGTGTGGCCACCGGCATTCAGGACGACATCGTGCCGCACGGTCAGGCCCGCCAACTGGCCGTCGACTGGTGCCGCAAGGGCGGCAACGTCACCTACGAGGCCGTCAGCCTGCCCAACCTCGGCGACAGGATCCTCACCAACCACCTCGCCCCCCTCCTCACCGACCAGGGAGAGGCGATCTCCTGGCTCACCGACCGTCTGGAGGGCAGGTCCGCCACGTCCAACTGCTGGACGATGCCCTTCCAGCCCTGA